GCGTCGACGACCAGCCCGGAGTCGTCCGCAAGGCAACGCGTGCCCGTTTGCTTCGCATAGGCAAGGGCCTTGATGGTCGCGTTGGCCTCGAACGTGCTGCCCGTCTCGGCGGGCTCGGTCGTCGGGGCGTCGAGATCTTTGAGACCAACCACCTCGATCCCGAGCTCCGCGAAGATCGGCCGCAACTCGGCGACCTTGCCCGGGTTGGCGGTGGCGATAGTAATTGGGGGCCTCACGGATGATCGTCTCCGAAGCGATGGTGGTTATCCGGGCCACGAACGCTGCCAATCGTCACACGCTGGCGGTTGAACTTCGGCGAAGGTCCGTGTTCGTCGTGCCTTGCACTATACTGGCGTGCATGGGGGGCGACGAGCGCCATGACAGCGACCACGCGACCGCGGGGGCGGCAGACGCGATGTTCCCTGTGGTCTACGACCAGCTCCGGGCGCTCGCAGGCTCGTATTTCCGAGGCCAGCGGGCCGGGCACACCCTGACGCCGACGGTGCTGGTGCACGAGGCCTACCTGCGCCTGTCCAAGACGTCCGACAACGGCTGGGAGAGCCAGGGTCATTTCTGCGCCGTCGCCGCAACGGCGATGCGGTGCGTGCTCAAGGATTATGCACGGCACGTCCTGGCGGCCAAGCGCGGCGG
This Phycisphaerales bacterium DNA region includes the following protein-coding sequences:
- a CDS encoding ECF-type sigma factor, yielding MGGDERHDSDHATAGAADAMFPVVYDQLRALAGSYFRGQRAGHTLTPTVLVHEAYLRLSKTSDNGWESQGHFCAVAATAMRCVLKDYARHVLAAKRGGDWSRVTLNGLSSGSASLVVDPVDLSDALEKLAEIDERQSRIVELRFLAGLTNEEVAELLGVSVRTVTLDWRMARAWLRRALEVKA